The Sphingopyxis sp. CCNWLW2 genome contains the following window.
GCCTCGCGGGCACGGTGACCGAAGTCGCCGAAGCCGAACGCACCGCCAACGGCGCCGGATCGACCTTCTCCCCCGACGCACTCACCAAGGCGCGCGCCACCGGCAAGCCGGTGTTCGTCTATTTCACCGCCGACTGGTGCCTGTCGTGCAAGGCGAACGAAGCGGGGGCGATTAATCGCGAGGCGGTGCAGGAGGCGTTCGCCAAGGCGGGTGTCGTTACGCTGGTCGGCGACTGGACGAACGGCGACCCGGTGATCACGCGGACGCTCGCCGAGCATGGCCGCAACAGCGTGCCGCTTTACCTCTGGTACGCGCCGGGCGCAGCGAAGCCCGAAATCCTGCCGCAGATTCTGACGCCCGGCCTACTCAGCGACAAGGCGAAGTCCTGATGGCGAAGCAGCGCGCCGACCAGCTGCTCGTCGACCGCGGCCTGGCCGAAAGCCGGACGCGCGCGCAGGCGCTGATCCTTGCGGGGCTCGCCTTTGTCGGCGACCGCAAGATCGACAAGGCGGGGCAGCAGGTCGCCGAGGATGCAGAGATCAGCGTCAAGGGCCGCGACCATCCATGGGTGTCGCGCGGCGGGATCAAGCTCGACCATGCGCTGACCCATCTTGACTGGGACGTGGCCGGCGCGGTCGCGATCGACGTCGGATCATCGACGGGCGGTTTTACCGACGTGCTGCTCAGCCGCGGCACGGCGCGCGTCTATGCGGTGGATTCGGGCACCAACCAGCTCGCGTGGAAGCTGCGGCAGGACGAACGCGTCATCGTCCATGAACAGACGAGCGCGCGCATCCTGACACCCGCGCACATCCCCGAACCGATCGACTTGATCGTCTGCGACGCGAGCTTTATCGCCCTGTCGAAGGTGCTTCCCGTGCCGATGTCCTTCGCCAAGCCCGGCGCGCGGATGGTCGCGCTGATCAAGCCGCAGTTCGAAGCTGAACGGCACGAGGTCGGCAAGAAGGGCGTCGTTCGCGACGCCGCGGTGCACGCGCGCGTTTGCGCCGAAGTGCAGGGCTGGCTGACCGGCGAAGGCTGGCACGTCGTCGACCTCGTCGAAAGCCCGATCACTGGCCCCGAAGGAAATGTGGAATTTCTGATCGCTGCGGTGAAGCGAGCCGCTTGACGCTGCGCCGCACAATCGCGACACCATGCAACGGATTCGCGTGTGGGGGATAATGCGGAGATGACCGAAATCGCAACGCCGGGGCAGCTTCGCATGTCTTATCTGCGCTGGGCGCTCGTCACGGTTCCGGCGATCGTGCTCGCGGGGAGCCTGTCGGGCCTCTTGTCGAACAGCGGTTACGGCAATCGCTGGTTCGCGTCGCTCGACCTGCCGCCGATCACCCCGCCGGGCTGGGTGTTCGCCACCGTGTGGCCGCTCCTCTACATCTGCCTCGGCCTCTCG
Protein-coding sequences here:
- a CDS encoding TlyA family RNA methyltransferase, encoding MAKQRADQLLVDRGLAESRTRAQALILAGLAFVGDRKIDKAGQQVAEDAEISVKGRDHPWVSRGGIKLDHALTHLDWDVAGAVAIDVGSSTGGFTDVLLSRGTARVYAVDSGTNQLAWKLRQDERVIVHEQTSARILTPAHIPEPIDLIVCDASFIALSKVLPVPMSFAKPGARMVALIKPQFEAERHEVGKKGVVRDAAVHARVCAEVQGWLTGEGWHVVDLVESPITGPEGNVEFLIAAVKRAA